ATAATGCAGCGGAGTTCTTGGCCATTTTGGGTGTGGCAGCGCAACGCACTTTGGGGATGAAGCCCTATCCTGTGCAATCGCAGGCTGTACTGCGCCTTATTGAAGGCGACGTTGTCCACATGGCGACTGGCGAAGGTAAGACCTTGGTGGGTGCGATGGCAGCCACTGGCTTAGGTCTGATGGGCAAGACGGTTCATTCCATTACCGTCAACGATTACTTGGCGGTGCGCGATGCAGAGTGGATGCGTCCGCTGGTGGCATTTTTCGGTCTGAGTGTAGCCAGCATTAATGAAAAAATGACCGCAACGGAGCGTCGACAAGCTTATAAAGCCGCAATTGTCTACGGTCCGGTCAATGAAATCGGCTTTGACGTGCTGCGAGACCAGCTTATTACCCGGCGCGCCGACGCCGTGCAGCACGGCGCCGACGTCGCCATTATTGACGAGGCCGATTCGGTGCTTGTCGACGAAGCCCTCGTGCCACTCGTCCTTGCTGGCAACCAACCAGGTCATGCGCCCCGCGGCAAAATTACCGACATCGTGCGTGGCCTGAAAGAAAACGAGGACTACACGATCGACGACGATCGCCGCAATGTCTTCCTCACAGAAAAAGGTTCCGCCAAACTCGAGCAACAACTCGGCATCAGCAGCCTCTACGACGACGAGCACGTGGGTTCCACACTCATCCAGGTAAACCTCGCGCTTCACGCGCAGGCACTTCTTATCCGCGACATTCACTACATCGTCCGCGAGGGCAAAGTGTTGCTTATCGACGCCTCCCGCGGCCGTGTTGCCGACCTTCAGCGCTGGCCCGACGGGCTGCAAGCAGCCGTCGAAGCCAAAGAAGGCCTCGCCGTTTCTGAAGGTGGCAAGATCTTGGACACCATCACCTTGCAAGCACTCGTTGGCCGTTACCCCATGGTCTGTGGCATGACCGGCACCGCTGTTGAGGCTACCGACCAGCTGCGCACCTTCTATGACCTGCACGTATCAGTGATTGACCGCAATCACCCGCTGCAACGCTTTGATGAAGCTGACCGCATCTACGCCACCATGGCCGAGAAAAACCGCGCGATCATCGACGAAATCGCTCTGCTCCACAGCACTGGTCAACCCGTTCTCGTGGGCACCCATGACGTCGCAGAGTCCGAGGAACTTGCTGCAGCACTGCGTGAACTCGACATTGAAGTCAGCGTGCTCAACGCCAAAAACGACGCCGAAGAAGCACGCATTATCGCCGAAGCAGGCGACGTTGGGCGCGTCACCGTATCCACCCAAATGGCCGGTCGAGGCACCGATATTCGCCTCGGTGGCGCTGATGAGACCGATTACGACAAAGTAGTCGAACTCGGTGGCCTCGCAGTGATCGGAACCGCTCGTCACCGCTCTGAGCGACTTGATAACCAGCTCCGTGGCCGCGCAGGCCGCCAAGGCGACCCAGGACTAAGCCTTTTCTTTGTCTCCCTTGACGATGACGTGGTGGTCTCCGGTGGCTCAGGCGAAAACGTCACCGCACAACCCGATGCCACAGGTCTCATTGATTCCAATCGCATCCGGGAATGGGTAGCGCACTGCCAGCGCGTGACTGAAGGCCAGCTTTTGGAGATCCACTCACAAAGTTGGAAGTACAACAAACTGCTAGCCGATCAGCGCGTCATCATTGATGAGCGTCGCGACCGACTCCTAGACACCCCTTTGGCCTGGGAAGAGCTTTCGTCGCGGGCTCCCGAACGTGCGCAGGAACTTGCAGGATTGGACACTGAGGTCCTAGAGCAAGCTGCCCGCGACATCATGCTCTACCACCTCGACTACAACTGGTCCGAGCATTTGGCACTCATGGACGACGTCCGCGAGTCCATCCACCTTCGCGCCATCGCGCGTGAAACCCCACTGGATGAATACCACCGCATCGCCGTCCGAGAATTCAAAGATCTTGCGCAACGTGCCGTCGATGACGCTGTCTCCACCTTCCGCGCAGTTACTATTGATCACGACGGGGCTCATTTGTCAGATGAGGGCCTGTCTCGCCCTTCTGCAACGTGGACCTACATGGTTTCCGACAACCCATTGGCGGGGACAGGCAACTCAGTGATCAGTGGAATTGGCAATATCTTTCGTTAAAGAGAGACCAATTATTAGCAGGTTGGACGATATTTTCAGGTAATTACCAGTTTTTATAGAGGGCATCCCGCCACTCAACAACTGGACAAAGGCTATGATGAAACACGTTAAGAACAATGTCGACACGGAGGAAGTTCAATGAGCGACAACACCGGCACCCCGGAGCCACAGGTAGAGACCACCTCGGTATTCCGCGCTGATCTGCTGAAGGAAATGGAGTCGAGCACCGGCACCGCTCCAGCATCCTCAGGCGCCGAGAACCTGCCTGCAGGTTCCGCACTTCTTGTAGTCAAGCGTGGCCCAAACGCTGGCGCTCGATTCCTTCTGGATCAGCCGACCACCACCGCAGGTCGCCACCCAGAAAGCGACATCTTCCTAGATGATGTCACCGTTTCCCGTCGCCACGCAGAGTTCCGCATTAATGACGGCGAGTTTGAGGTCGTTGACGTCGGATCCCTCAACGGCACCTACGTTAACCGCGAGCCACGCAACGCTCAGGCCTTGCAGACCGGCGATGAAATCCAGATCGGCAAGTTCCGCCTGGTCTTCCTCGCAGGCCCAGCAGAGTAACCAACGGACCATCTACGTTTCTCTAAAAAGCGGTTGCAGGATATATAACAATCTTGCAACCGTTTTATGTATAGAATGGTCACAACAAATTTGTCCCTGTCCGCCCCTTTAGTCACAGCAGGTATCAGCAGCATCGTGAGCGCACTCCGTAAAACAACCCCCGGTGGAAAATCCTCCACTAAGACTGTTCCAGTAAAGCAGTCAAAAACCATGTCTATTGGTGTGGTGCTCGAGCGACTTAATGCTGAATTCCCCGACGTAACTGTCTCCAAGATTCGTTTCCTCGAATCAGAGGGGTTGATTACTCCAGAACGAACCGCCTCTGGCTACCGTCGGTTCACTGAATCTGATGTCGAACGCCTGCGCTACATTCTGGTGACCCAACGCGACAACTACCTGCCTCTCAAGGTTATCCGCGAGCAACTCGAAGCGATGGACAACGGTTATGTCACCGCTATCGTTGGCGGCTCCTCATCAGAGCCACTGGTTAGCCCTGAGAAATTCCAGGCGCCAGCGATGACGCGCCTCACAGACTCCGATGTTGCGGAGAAAGCTGGAGTGTCCGTCGACCTCATCGCAGACTTGGTCAAAGC
The window above is part of the Corynebacterium deserti GIMN1.010 genome. Proteins encoded here:
- the secA2 gene encoding accessory Sec system translocase SecA2, with amino-acid sequence MAGFDWFWKALGGKSGRNQKRSLAIVDQAEAHAESLDGLSDAELAQKAKDMAAGGKIDNAAEFLAILGVAAQRTLGMKPYPVQSQAVLRLIEGDVVHMATGEGKTLVGAMAATGLGLMGKTVHSITVNDYLAVRDAEWMRPLVAFFGLSVASINEKMTATERRQAYKAAIVYGPVNEIGFDVLRDQLITRRADAVQHGADVAIIDEADSVLVDEALVPLVLAGNQPGHAPRGKITDIVRGLKENEDYTIDDDRRNVFLTEKGSAKLEQQLGISSLYDDEHVGSTLIQVNLALHAQALLIRDIHYIVREGKVLLIDASRGRVADLQRWPDGLQAAVEAKEGLAVSEGGKILDTITLQALVGRYPMVCGMTGTAVEATDQLRTFYDLHVSVIDRNHPLQRFDEADRIYATMAEKNRAIIDEIALLHSTGQPVLVGTHDVAESEELAAALRELDIEVSVLNAKNDAEEARIIAEAGDVGRVTVSTQMAGRGTDIRLGGADETDYDKVVELGGLAVIGTARHRSERLDNQLRGRAGRQGDPGLSLFFVSLDDDVVVSGGSGENVTAQPDATGLIDSNRIREWVAHCQRVTEGQLLEIHSQSWKYNKLLADQRVIIDERRDRLLDTPLAWEELSSRAPERAQELAGLDTEVLEQAARDIMLYHLDYNWSEHLALMDDVRESIHLRAIARETPLDEYHRIAVREFKDLAQRAVDDAVSTFRAVTIDHDGAHLSDEGLSRPSATWTYMVSDNPLAGTGNSVISGIGNIFR
- the odhI gene encoding oxoglutarate dehydrogenase inhibitor Odhl — protein: MSDNTGTPEPQVETTSVFRADLLKEMESSTGTAPASSGAENLPAGSALLVVKRGPNAGARFLLDQPTTTAGRHPESDIFLDDVTVSRRHAEFRINDGEFEVVDVGSLNGTYVNREPRNAQALQTGDEIQIGKFRLVFLAGPAE
- the ftsR gene encoding transcriptional regulator FtsR; this translates as MSALRKTTPGGKSSTKTVPVKQSKTMSIGVVLERLNAEFPDVTVSKIRFLESEGLITPERTASGYRRFTESDVERLRYILVTQRDNYLPLKVIREQLEAMDNGYVTAIVGGSSSEPLVSPEKFQAPAMTRLTDSDVAEKAGVSVDLIADLVKARLIKPDAAGFFTNDDVAIANTAANLKTLGFDLRSLKSLGNAATRQADLISQVASPIAQGKSDVARQQAEEMAQQMCSLVVSMHASLVKNATREQLGY